Proteins co-encoded in one Methanobrevibacter olleyae genomic window:
- a CDS encoding transposase has protein sequence QPHYFLADRAYDSEEIRKCINEETLAFEQIPLKTRAKNGHYRLNSSTIFRPKIYSRRMNVESVIFVIKQIFSGINFSRNDKLRNKETKLKDVLYNFYRHVQIF, from the coding sequence CAACCTCATTATTTCTTAGCAGACAGAGCTTATGATTCTGAAGAAATAAGAAAATGTATTAATGAAGAAACTTTAGCTTTTGAGCAAATACCACTTAAAACAAGAGCCAAAAATGGTCATTATCGTTTAAATAGTTCAACAATTTTCAGACCTAAGATCTATTCTAGAAGAATGAATGTTGAAAGTGTAATTTTTGTTATAAAGCAAATATTTTCAGGTATAAACTTTTCACGCAACGATAAATTACGTAATAAAGAAACCAAGCTAAAAGATGTTTTAT